Proteins encoded in a region of the Alphaproteobacteria bacterium genome:
- a CDS encoding 50S ribosomal protein L11 methyltransferase: MNKAPEANESNPFRQCEGYYALRFIVPQSALELTDEIFEDISLSLSSFEADAEGTIWQIEILTEEPIAEQEIDARLTQLAEQADFEKPIFETSYIQQRDWVSEVQKSFPPITAVRFFVYGSHYTEDTPKDLVPIKINAGMAFGSGEHETTSTCLAALDNLGQERDFNRLLDMGCGSGILAIAMAKIWKHKVVAADIDPVAVAVTEENAKHNGEYEKLICCISDGYDNAVISKRAPYDLIVANILARPLCDLAPALAEHLAPNGVAVLSGLLDRQEAEVLNAHAAQGLSLIKRYPQNGWHTLVIGRK, encoded by the coding sequence ATGAATAAAGCCCCCGAAGCCAATGAGAGCAACCCTTTTCGTCAATGCGAAGGCTATTATGCGCTGCGCTTTATCGTACCGCAATCTGCGCTGGAACTGACCGATGAAATATTTGAAGACATCAGCCTCAGCCTGTCGAGCTTTGAAGCAGATGCAGAAGGTACTATCTGGCAAATTGAAATTTTGACAGAGGAACCGATAGCAGAGCAGGAAATTGATGCGCGGCTCACGCAATTGGCCGAGCAAGCTGATTTTGAAAAACCAATATTTGAGACCAGCTATATTCAACAACGTGATTGGGTGAGTGAAGTGCAAAAAAGCTTTCCCCCTATAACAGCGGTGCGGTTTTTTGTTTATGGGTCGCATTATACCGAAGACACGCCTAAAGACCTTGTGCCAATTAAGATAAATGCGGGCATGGCCTTTGGAAGCGGAGAGCATGAAACGACTTCAACCTGCCTTGCCGCACTGGATAACTTGGGGCAGGAACGCGATTTTAACCGCCTTTTGGACATGGGCTGCGGCTCTGGTATTTTAGCGATTGCTATGGCAAAAATCTGGAAGCATAAAGTAGTGGCGGCAGATATTGACCCGGTAGCAGTGGCGGTAACGGAGGAAAACGCAAAGCATAACGGCGAGTATGAAAAGCTTATTTGCTGTATCAGCGATGGCTATGACAATGCTGTTATTAGCAAGCGCGCACCTTATGATTTGATCGTGGCGAATATTCTGGCGAGGCCACTATGCGATTTAGCTCCGGCCTTGGCTGAGCATCTTGCGCCTAATGGCGTTGCAGTATTATCAGGATTGCTGGATCGTCAGGAAGCGGAGGTGTTGAATGCCCATGCAGCACAAGGGCTTAGCCTAATCAAGCGCTATCCGCAAAATGGGTGGCATACGTTGGTTATAGGGCGAAAATAA